Sequence from the Helianthus annuus cultivar XRQ/B chromosome 13, HanXRQr2.0-SUNRISE, whole genome shotgun sequence genome:
AACgcttctccttttcttcttttccaTATCCTTTTTTGAAAAGGTTGCAACCGTCTaacttttccttttcttcttttcttcttttcaaaccaCTAAAACTCATTCTCAAAACCCATTATCCAAACACTACAAAAAGGAGCTCAAaataaggaatcccaaacacccacatTAAGTGGACACAAGTCTAAACAACATTATAAACAAAAGCaccatttttaatttataaaaggaaaacgaACGTGAATAGTGTACAACCACAcaacaatataaaataaaagtgaTAGAGTGAAAAAACATGAAATGATGTCATTTTAATGCAAAAGTAAACGGTAGGCAACAATGTGGGAAAGTTTTGTAACAGTCAAACATGGTTTACTCCCTCAATTTTTTCGGCTTTTGGATCGTCCTCTTTAACCTCAAAGATGGCCTTttttgacttgttgacttgatGCATGGTGCCCATTTGTCAAAGTATCAACACTAATATATGGTAGTAAGGGGGCAACATGTGGCATGGTTTAAATGTTCTTATGTGATAATATATCCCACCGTGCCAAGATAAGTTCACCCTTGATGAAGCATTCTCAAAAGTCTTTATACGAGGGTATTTAAATACATGGCAAATATAGGATGAGTTGTAAAAAGGACAAATGTGCTTCTGAATTTACTCAAATGATTGGTTTTCTAATCTTACCAAAATCTATGCCGTTGAGCAATGCCAACCCTGCATGGAAATAAAAATGGAATCAGATGTGAATTTAGTGGGTGATTATGATATAAAGTTGAAGAATTTGGAGTTGCAGATTGACTCGCAAGCCATTTTGGTATTAAGTATACTTTTTTTATTAGTGCAACTTTTATATAAGACTATTAAGTATACATATAACTTTTAATGTTTTTGTTATTACATTAGAAAACATGTAGATAGAGCGTGTCTTTTAAAAAAGTTATTTACTTTTGAAGGTTTTTGAATTTTCTTAATAAAATGGTTCTTTACTTGCAAATACTAACTCAACTAATTTAGGAGAAAGTGGGTGTAGTGGGTATGTTTCTAGCAACCTCTAAATAACTAACTCGGTTAATAAGGACCAGTTGAGTAAACATAACTCTACCATCATGTCAGCATTCTTAGTGTTTAAAATCTCGATCATCTTGCATGAAAGACAAAAAATGGAATGATAAAAAAATTATGCAAAATTATCAATATTGTCGATATCTCAGCCCTGTCACAGTGTGTCTTTATTTATATGAAAGATAAACTTTACCTGTTGCTCATCGTGCATTGGATTTAACCTGTTTATCTTACATGGAAACCAAAAAAAAGTAAAAGAATTGATTACTACTTAATAATATAAATTAAACAATAAGTAATAGGGTCATTTACCTAGTCAAGTTTATATGTTGATGTTAACCCCGACTGGTCCATAAAAAACTAATTTTCAACTATGAGACTGTctttctaaaaaataaaataaacataaaaatacacatCCTACAAGAAAACAAAATTCATTGTTGATTACATTTAATGAAGTAGGTTAGTagaatatttaataaaataaattaccTTGGCAAGTTAGTTTGTGGTTTCATTCGAATCTACTTTTGCTCCATGTAAATGTATCCATTTCCACTTATCCTTTGCTACTTTTGTTCCATGTCACTCGGATGAGATGAAAAAAAAGCATAACTATATTACAACAATGAAACATGTACGTCTCCATCTCTACTGTTTAGTTTATCTTACCTTGGCTTTAGTAATCGTCAACTTCGAAAATGTTCTTCACTTCTATAAGTTGAAGTGCTCCGCAAGTTCTGTtgagaaaaaatatttttttaaaacactaTTCGCGTATTATATAGATATGCTAAAGGGCAGTTGCAACCCCAACTTCCCTCGTTGCCCCATTTTGTTCCTGTTAGTGTTAGTCTGAAACTTATGAAAAGAAATATAAATATTCAGCATGTCTAAACTTTTACCCGTAGTGTTAAAAGTAAAACAAACATTTTCCAGTATTGTTAAAGTAGAACAAACCTTTTGTTCTTTCTTGATCAGGCTGATGTGTTGGTCCTGCTTGGCTACAAAAGCTTTTTTAGAAAGCTAAAATGTGATACATCAAGTGGAGGGGTTTCAATTATataataaaatcaacaaaataaaAATACACTCATGCATGCATGCAACTCTAAAATCGTATAATTTGATGCATTGGTATtgtaaaattacataaaaaaaggTCACCTCTTCGCTAATCTCTCTCAAACTGAGATTTGTAGGGCTGAAACATTGGCCGTAATAAAGGATCTCAACGCTTGGGAGTGTTTCTCTGATCGGACTAACTATAAGCCAGTCCTGCTTGGCTTCAGAATCATTGTTAGAAAGCGGAAATGGAAAGTTTCTTAAGTTGCTAAtacaatatatataatatgtatttTGTCACTTTTGGATCATACACTTAAATTCCGCACCATGTAGAAAATCAGAGTTACCTTGCATGCAAACTCTGCTATTGAAAATAGGTACTGCATAGCACGAAATATGTCTTGTGAGAAATCTGCAGTGTTTGTCTTGGTTATGTGACCAACAAAATGAAATACGTTTTCATGCTCCCTACGTATTTTATACACATTATGCTTGGAAGTTACATAGACCGCTATCCCCACTACTTGCTGAAAAGTTGGGCTAACCACCCATTAGGAGATAACCACCAAAGTTGTGGAGATAATGGGTAGGAAAATGTGGAGCTAACCACCCATTAAGGAAACCGCTAATAACCGCTCTGAACCGCCACAATAGCGGTTAATTTTGTGAGTTTAAGtggctgagatttaatctcagcatGATCCGACGGTGGAGATTGATTTCAAAGGTAACTTccacttaatgggttccatatatatatataattatatgaaTATGtaaaataaacattttacaaatttGTTATTTCATTATGAAAACCATCGATCCAAAATACAGTAAAACCTCTATAAATTAAGAATGTTGAGACCGggatatttttttaatttagcGATATATTATTATatcgataaattaataaattAGATGCCATCAATTTGGCCGTCTCGACTTGGAGAAATGTGAAACAAGAGTCCATAGCAAATTGCTTTCGACACTGTAAAATTCGTTCGGCTAATCCAACCGGCTCAGATGATTTAAACAATATAAATTCTGGAGAAGACATTCATGAGCTTGAGAACTTGATTACGAGAATGCATTATCGGCACAAAATGGATGTGAATGAGTTGTTGGATTACTCAGGTGAAAATAATGAATGTTATGAGGTTCAAAGCATTGAAGAAATTATGACGGATGCCGTTCAAAATCCGGTTGATGATGATTCAGTACCTTTGGAACTGGTCACTCGAAAAAAAACATTGCAAGCGGCAACAACTCTTCACAACTTTTTGTTTCAATACGAGAATACAGTGCCTCAACTCTTAAATGCAATGGGGAGATTTAAAGATGAACTCAATATAGATTCGAAGTTCACAAAAAAGCAAGTGACTATAGATTCATTTTTTACTAGACGATCctagaattttgaaatattttagtaattattaatttatagtttCGCTGAGACCAATATATTTACATTGAGATTTCAAAAAAATTattatcttatttttttttttatctattgGGTCCAATTTTGTACTAGTCCCAATTTGGGACCAGACAAATTATTAATTTGAGTAACCTTCaattttcgtccctatggtttgctgATTTTAGCACTATTagtccaatagtttaaaaattgcatttATCATCCAATAGATGGTTGAGTAATATTATATATGAATGGTTAAAGCTCTTACGAACTCTCAAATGTGTTCGGGCCCGACCATAAAAAAACTAGCCTCTCTAAAGAAAAACACTTTTTTAGGGGTTGCTTGTTTAACTTTTattgaggctcttaatggtttagaccttagacctcttactgatttagcacttaggggctgtttgtttacctcttaatgaggctcttaatggttcagacctcttaatggttcagactgtttgtttcgctagcagatgtttgaatggttaagacatttgcctctgaatggttaagtattatactgagtctgaatggttaagacctctaatctgaatcggtcagacatttgcctctgaacagttaaacattatactggctcttaatggttcagacatcttactgattcagtacttaatggttcagacctcttactggttcagcacttaaccattcagaagctgccaaacagccccttaatggttcagactgtttgtttcacaagcagatgtctgaatgattcaAACATTTGCATCtcaatggttaagcattatactgagtttgaatggttaagaccttgaCTCTTagtagttcagacctcttactggttcaacacttaatggttcagaccttttatTGGGTCAGCACTTACCTATTAAAAaattaccaaacagccccttagtgtgTGTAGATTTGGCAAAAGTTAGGTTTGTGTGCTTattttagggttattggattttatcacccctaactatcagcctttggccgttgccacctccaactaacactttgacacctAGCACCCCCAACTTGACTTTTAGTTTGTGCTGGTACCACTCAGTTAAATCTTTACTAACTGAGTTTGTTTCTAATCCTACGTGGCACAAACTAGATGAGATGGACAGGATTATGTGGCGAATACATGCAAGCACCCTCATCTCCTTCCTTTATACGTGTCAAGTCCCATTAAAACCCCAACTCCTCCTCATTGCCATTACCTCCACCAACCACCTGCCACCTTCACTAACCACCACCTCCGTCAACCACCAATCGCCTGCCACCATCACCTTCACCAACCACCACCATCTCCGATAAACCGCATGACAAATCCACCACCACCGTCTGCCACTTCCGCACATCGGATCCTCAACAGATCTACCACCATCACCACACCTCCGATGACGAAATCCGGTCCTCCGACGAGTGCATTTTCGAAGACAAGCTGTCTCCAATTTTGAATCCGGCATCAGGTTTCACGCTCTTTCGCTGTTTAATCTCGATACATACGGCGGTGGATTGTACTCTACGATATCTGGCGTATCTAGTAACACCATTATTAACATGTGCTTCGCCTGCGACGACGGCAGAAACAATCGTTTAAAGAACGTCCTGGTGTCGCCGGAGATGATGATTACTTTCAAAACAAATAGTGCGCTGCATCAGGAGTATAAAATGAAAGAAACGGTGACTTTTTCCCCACTTCAGTTTTATTAACTGACTCTTCTGTTACAACACTATCTTTCACCGGAATATCCATACTTCGGTGGCCGGAGAACTTGGATTTATAAGAGGGTTTTGAATCCAGTGACTGTAGGTGGAATAATGATGAATTAATAGTGAATTTGTGAGTTAATTAGGTTGTTAACAGGTGTTGTGAGAGTTAATTTGTAAGTTAGTATATGATTGGGATGTGTGTTTGTTGGATGAATTAAGGAGTGAAATAATGCCTGTTTCACTGGCGGTTGTTTCGCTGGCGATGAGACGTTCGCCGAGGAGGGAAGCAAGAGGCGGTGGTCTTAAAAGAGGATGTAGTCTTGAGAGTGAAATGGTGTttaaggagagagatgatgaTCTGGCTTTGTTTAATGAGGTGCAGAGCATAGAGGGAGATGTGCCACGTAATCGCCATGTCATCCTATCTATCTCATCAAGTCTGTGCCACGTAGGATCATAAACAAACTCAGTTAGTAAAGATTTAACTGAGTGGTGCCAGCACAAACTAAAAATCAAGTTGGGGGTGCCaggtgtcaaagtgttagttggggGTGACAACGGTCAAAGGCCTATAGTTAGAGGTGATAAAATTCAATAACCCTTTATTTTATGAAGCCCTATCGGTTATATATGAAGCTCCACTAGATCACCATTGAAATATAATTAGACATGAGAATGCCTTGACCATTTGGCAGTTGCACCAATTATTTTCCTAACATGTGGTTCGGAGAACCACATTACATCCTCCACTTTTTTTAGCAGAGAGCAAAGATCACACACAAATAAAGTTATTATACAAAATGTATGAATGGTGCTGAAAAGTAAAAAATGAcgatgacattttcgtaattattttatttgtagagtaattatcaaaattaccatacaagtgcatcaaacaacataaaattcaaaattactctataagtTTATCATAATTACTCTAATAGTTCATCAAAATAATAGGGTAAGTTATTCTAAAAAatgttaaaagtgtgagaaatattgtggagatgacatgtgtcctcaatctaaattaattcaaaaccttccataaccgccaccttatttataggaacatgatttttttaaaagatctctataaaaacactacaaataacactgcaaccactgatgtgtgtcggtgtgtatatatttttagatgtttatttaagccctttttacacttttagccaagttttaaatttataaaacacgatattcactaacactaaacacacatatgggcaagtgcacccatcgtggacgtagtatagtgttggtaagataccgaggtcgtccaaggacacaagagcttttaataccggtttatcctcaacgtctaatcaaatcaaaaagttagaaaaatattaaactaagaaaaataaaaactaactaaatgctgaaaaagaaaataaaataaaaacagatagacaagatgaatcacttggatccgacacgtgtattagtataacctttgattattttcgcacttttgcacttgtttaagagattatcttagttattgtagtaggcccctcttttgaaggcgacgttaccctcaacccagtagtttgagtcagcaaggatacaatcctaaagggtcggattattggaagataatgaattaagttattaatgcaaattatggtaggccccgcttttggcggtgacgttaccctcggctaagtagtctgagtcagcagggatacagtcctaaatagccgggttaaagtattaatagtagttagcttatgagggggtcaaagagtttggatccccgccatccaatacctatgggcattgaaggagatcctactaaatttgacccaggtcccaagcaggacctctaaacgctgaacaagggcaagacccttaccaaaccgttcccttaacccccgaccaggtagccaacatacctccatatagaccgtggagatatgaatggtgaaaatcttttattttatatagacagtaaaataacgccaagacaccacggacaaacgataaggaaatatcaccttcaacataagtaactagttattaaagtcattaatacaaaaccaaataaaaagtgcaaaagattaaaaataaaaagtattatactaaacacttgtcttcaccaagtgatgtaagagacttaggcaaacatggccttgattgtcaagaactcttacgatcaatcttggatcccgagacgactcacacactctatgatggacaatggatgatggtggtggatgatggtgttatggtggtgatgggtggtggatgaagtgtgagagaggtggtgtgccaagggatgagagagaatgaaaccaagctcctctatttataggctgaacagaacgctggacacggccccgtgtccgctggacacggccccgtgcccgtctgacattctctctcttcattaattgtaattgcgaattacaattaatgcgcctgctgtactttcaacacgcccccgtgcccgctgggcacggccccgtggtgagcaatggaagcttctactgatttgtcttttctgctgcttcctgggcacgcccccgtgttcactggacacggggcgtgttcagactctgttctcttctctttgtcttgggaggtgccgttgagggtccgggcagtttacttttgttccttttcttgtatttatggtagaattagtggtctttttgcttcttttgtgattttgagctcatttcatcctgaaaatacaaaaggaagacaaaaacactctttttccaacattagtacttaaaaagggttagttttatgccttaattgatgtgttttatatgttgcattttacacacatcaaccaccattcagcacgtatataacaccattcaataattatataacaccattcaataagtatataacatcattcaacaagtatataacaccattttaaagatctctataaaaacactacgaataacactgcaaaatcaccattcagcacatatataacaccattcaataattatataacaccattcaataattatataacaccattcaataagtatataacactattaaAGACACTACCTCCATTTGCAGAATGTGTTCTTAGTATAATGTTCATAGTATAGTTATtgtacatggtgttttaaacctgcatGCATGGTGTTTTACATCTGCATGCTAGTAGATGTTCCAGATTCcatatgttaaaacaccatgtGTTTTAAAACCTACATTCCTGTAGATAAAAAAACACCACGCTTTCCAGTATGTGTTTAAAACATCACGCTTTAAATCACAATACAATTAAAACACCACTGTATCAACATAGACAAAACATcatggactaaacatctgatcgaaacatattttttctctatataagtatagcaatatggtactcatattaaagataaaaaaacactcgttattatggtgtatttttttaaaaagttacgtataaaaagttattgatgtttaaaaaagacggggggaaCTTGCATGTGCATCAATGTTAGTTTatcttaatttaaaaatgttaaatttaacTTGTATATCTttaatctagaaaattaatatgtttaatagtaaacattatttacaattttgccattatgatctcaaccattagatcaaatctAATACTGTAGATtgtttcttacctttctcacaaaaaaaaactcttttttttacaggaacctctacCCATCAAAATAACATAACATACACAATTACTCCATAAGTCaccaaacaacatacaattcaaaattactatACAAGTGCATCATAATTACTCTACCAATTTATTATTAATACATTACTACAAGGTATAATTCAAAATTACTTTAAAAGTGCATCAAACAACTAAttattcaaaattactctacaaatgcaTCATAATTACTGTACTAGTTCATCATTAATACACAACATAAGATATAattcataattactctacaagtgcatCAAATAACTAGtcattcaaaattactctacaagtgtatcataATTGCTCTATTAGTTCATCAAAATAACATAACATACACAATTACACTACAAGTTCATCAAACAATATATGTataattcaaaattactctacaagtatACCATAATTACTCTACCAGttcattaaaataaataaataacattcACATTTACTCTACAAGTTTATCATACAACATatatacaattcaaaattactctacaagtgtatcgtAATTACTCTATCAGTTTatcagaaaaagaaaataacaaaCACATTTACTCTACTtcaaacaacataaaattcaaaactaaTTTACAAGTGCATCAAATAATATAAAATTCAAAATTACTATACAAATGTATCTTAACTACTCTACTAGTTCATCAACATAATTATGCTACTAATATAATAAATACTAAAATGTCACCACGTTTTTTACATTTTCACGCTATTCATACATTTTATACGATAAccgtatttgtatttgatcttttgttttTAGGATATAACCATCCATAGTGTAAAGGGCTTAAAACATTTACGAGGGCGTACTTAGAGAAAAGTGACACAACAAATTTTTCTAAGCTCTCCAACGCTACAAACATCTTACAAAGCCTCACATTTTCAAGTCATCAGTGGCGCAGCTTAGTTATGTTCcgagggggcgcccgaccccccgaacttttcgatgcgtagtgttatgaatagtactttcgtatagaaattttttaggtatatacgtttctGTCCCCCCGGTTTCGGAaaatttagggggggggggaAGCTTCGCCAATGCAAGTCATCATCATTTTTTACATTTACCTTTCGTGATCAAGCTCTTTTTATAATAAATCATTTTTTTCATATTACTTCAAATAAtagaaaatatttaaaaaatgtaATATATTTAGATTGATAAAACTTCAAATTAGTTAAAATTAAACATTACGCAAATTAGAAAATAGCTATAACAAACATTATATAAATTAGAAATTACAACCATTAAGTACTTCTATTATCTCTATATAAACTAGGgtacaaccccgtgtattacatgggtttaCTAAATggaaatttatatactaaataataaaaataatatatcattaaaaaactcgtgtattgtgTGGATTTAACAAATgtaatttatataccaaataataaaaaaagttatattttttaaaatcttGTGTAATACATGGGTagatgtaattttgtatagtaaataataaaaaagttattttttaaaaccatatgttacacgggttgaataaaccTAATTTTATGTaccaaataagaaaaaaaaagttatatcataAAAAACTAAAGATAATATATTAATACAGAGTTTAATTTTCGTGATAATAAGAAAAAGTTAGATCATAAAAAAACAAATGATTTCGTTATAGGGAAGCATTCTGTTCCAAAATGGCTAATGAAAAAACTTAGTTATATGAAAATTATATCTATCTATAAAGacactgtaacaccccgtgttaccgaatgtcaaagtcaaagtcaaagtcaaagtccaagtcaagtttggcttctttgactgtaattagtctattttatgttttattaattgtattatgtggagtaagtgttgttaatcaaagaatcgaagtaatcaaatcgacgcgaaacgctttacgactgtgaatagtaggaagtaacaatgcgataaagttaatcaatcaataatcaagctaatcgaatcatcaatcaaactcgaaactcgaactatgcgaatttggtgttatattacatgtgtgtgtgccttacgtgttacctgtgcgtgtttacttaatatgtggtgatcaatcgaatcgaaactcaaaactcaatcgaactcaatcaaaatcgaattatgatgaatggaagcgaaaggatagtgtgaaatatagatacttgtatgtagatatagtggaaactctatcgtattcgtatcgtcttcaattgaaatcgaaatatcagaaatcgtcgcactgAACACTCAAAGCAGgttgtggatcgatcaggctcctagccgatcgaacaacccagccgatcggacggactgtccgatcgagcaggctgtccgatcgggatgcctggccaaTCGGCCAGCtatttcctcttttggaagcctataaataggcctgtcattgtcattctttccacttttggaaaccctctgaccgaccagctcgtgttcttcactatttctcagatttctctcaatcccggtaagatttcatcctaaatcttgtacgttttttatctatgcacactcctacacctttctatctttcaaaccttgaattctaaccgtgaaatcatcaagatctaagtgttctaggatgatgtcatcatggtgttcttcaagaacttcatgttttggcctcaatccaccaagaatcacttggatctagccgatttccacataaacaaactaagatctatcacagatctgaacatttacatgatgtgaaggattgaaagaaggatttccaactttctttcaactcttttacacttaatgccttcaaaccggtagaaacggagcttaaACCAACTCACTAAACATTCTAATGGTtgggtggttcaagattcggattctatctacgaggttcaccgtcttcgggttaaacgttaaactaccgttccaaaacgttcaccggccggacttgggtgattcctgtccgagcaggggaaacaagtaaggacgaagttgccatggttcagctcgttgtcaaagtacctcgatataacgtcaaacaatcagaacagccaagtgttagacgaaaaggccgaccaggtcagaatgctgaccgatcgaacaagctgttcaaacgaacaacccaaccgatcggacatgacAGCCGATTGACCAGGcgagccgatcggctagcacatggccctacactttaacaattttatgaagactagtattgaacgaagtgctgttcgatcgaactacaagctgggttgaattactcttcggatcatgagatactatgcttcaacacttaatcgattttcaactcgttcgatgtattggagtgccacccgatcgagcatgctgttcgatcaggtgacatcctgctgaggacttactactgaagtgtctaaccgatcagttaagctggccgatcgaacaggctgttcgatcgatcgacctgaaaggtaagaacactttaaTGTTCTCAAATATTACAACGAAAACTTAAAAAGGGCAagacatcatacacaaacacatcctactcaaaggaagaaacaatccactcgaacagtccaaccgatcaagcctaccggccgatcgaacaggctgccCGAACGGACCGTCCAAccaatcgagcctaccggccgatcaaacaggctgtccgaacggattgtccaaccgaacgaacaacccgtttgatcgaacctacagtttgatcgaccaggctgttcgacctatcagcacttgtttccatttcacgcgttactcatcgttatactatcgaactattcaggctaaccctactctcaagcgctcccttcaatccattaatcaatcgctgtgagtatactcgaaccctttttgctttagcacttttgggtgttacatacgttaattATCTAAATCACAaacgaacacactactcaattatttaaacgctaaccgttctgcatgtattacgtgactaaatgaatgcttgttgttatgtttacacgtggaatgctgtctacctgccttaacgacgtagtactatagtttggactcagcacccgttcacacgggggttgttaaggacaatttacttgcatggattacggtggtaatcatgtattgcgaactgtctcggacagtcaacccgcagtcattggtatcgatggatccatgtcgataattaacatgcttcgttttcctctgtgtacgtgctggttatgcgtaaactatttcgaactctatatgctattatcaaacttgtatgctcacctttacattttatgtattgacattattttaacgtatgtggcaggcaattaggatgcttatctgctaggaaggcgagcttagaataagcgtctagagcatagttgtctgtagatcttgtagatcgagtctctagaagcatttaaacattatttatatttaaatctgagttgtcggaacagaatatttgactagttgttatctgtaataatttgttttattatttgggatacagtatgggacgtattaattaaactaaatagtaatgataattgttgtggaaacttctggacaatctgttttgctcagtgccatgccccgatgattccgccatcggttggggtgtgacagattggtattagagccataactatagggaattaggctagacacgacctagtccgggtcgctgttttagaaacctagactatagttaggaaccaacagaccaagcttaggTGCCATACCCAGCTATTtctcgctatcactgcactcgaattttcaaatagaatcaagcgatttagtcaggattaggtgtgaaaaccgcaaactctcgacta
This genomic interval carries:
- the LOC110901277 gene encoding uncharacterized protein LOC110901277, whose protein sequence is MDVNELLDYSGENNECYEVQSIEEIMTDAVQNPVDDDSVPLELVTRKKTLQAATTLHNFLFQYENTVPQLLNAMGRFKDELNIDSKFTKKQVTIDSFFTRRS